The Cygnus atratus isolate AKBS03 ecotype Queensland, Australia unplaced genomic scaffold, CAtr_DNAZoo_HiC_assembly HiC_scaffold_41, whole genome shotgun sequence genome window below encodes:
- the LRFN1 gene encoding leucine-rich repeat and fibronectin type III domain-containing protein 1, which produces MAKLLVPLVVLGAVAGAQRCPPRCLCPAAAPSPTLLCARTGLLAVPPSLDRGAVELRLADNFIGAVGRADFANMSSLVHLTLSRNGLRRLAPGAFADLRALRALHLDGNRLPALSGAQLRGLASLRHLILANNQLAAIEPAAFAAFAATVEDLDLSHNNLPALPWEAVAGMASLATLTLDHNLLERVPAGALARLPRLARLDLTANRLRALPPVPGPPGPSLAAGGNPLHCNCELLWLRRLARPDGLESCASPPPLAGRLLWAVPEEELACRAPAIAGAAASPAAVLEGQPLRLGCAAAGDPPPALHWLGPDGRLVQNGSRRALGADGSLQLRVATLRDHGAFTCVASNAAGEAAARVQVAVLPLPVPRRDGDGDGEAQPGPEPSDMARAGGNESRPAGERRIVAAELTASSARIRWLPQRHVPGIRMFQIQYNSSLDDSLVYRLLPPSSRSFVLRDLAAGREYDLCVSALYAEGTATPPATRALGCVRFATAGGSPGCTAPRPHFLGGTVIIVIGAAIAASVLVFILILTARYKAARRLPAASVASVCSQTNGTHRPPEPEPPPPPPAPPAPPVLAPLGASGGARGLFPSHSYPRRARTRRHGSLPRLDAPDTLPTLRPSFGSTHWMLESTV; this is translated from the exons ATGGCGAAGCTGCTGGTGccgctggtggtgctgggggcggTGGCGGGGGcccagcgctgccccccccGCTGCCTGTGCCCGgcggccgcccccagccccacgctgctgTGCGCCCGCACGGGGCTGCTGGCGGTGCCGCCCAGCCTGGACCGCGGGGCGGTGGAGCTGCGCCTGGCCGACAACTTCATCGGGGCCGTGGGGCGCGCCGACTTCGCCAACATGAGCAGCCTGGTGCACCTCACGCTGTCCCGCAACGGGCTGCGGCGCCTGGCGCCCGGCGCCTTCGCCGACCTGCGCGCCCTGCGCGCGCTGCACCTGGACGGCAACCGGCTGCCGGCGCTGAGCGGGGCGCAGCTGCGGGGCCTGGCCAGCCTGCGGCACCTCATCCTGGCCAACAACCAGCTGGCCGCCATCGAGCCCGCCGCCTTCGCCGCCTTCGCCGCCACCGTGGAGGACCTGGACCTGTCGCACAACAACCTGCCGGCGCTGCCCTGGGAGGCGGTGGCCGGCATGGCGAGCCTGGCCACGCTGACGCTCGACCACAACCTGCTGGAGCGCGTCCCCGCCGGCGCCCTGGCTCGCTTGCCGCGCTTGGCCCGCCTGGACCTCACCGCCAACCGGCTGCGGGCGCTGCCGCCGGTGCCGGGCCCGCCGGGCCCCAGCTTGGCGGCAGGCGGCAACCCGCTGCACTGCAACTGCGAGCTGCTGTGGCTGCGGCGCTTGGCGCGGCCGGACGGGCTGGAGAGCTGCGCatcgccgccgccgctcgccgGCCGCCTGCTCTGGGCCGTGCCGGAGGAAGAGCTGGCGTGCCGCGCGCCCGCCATCGCCGGGGCGGCCGCCAGCCCGGCCGCCGTGCTGGAGGGGCAGCCGCTGCGCCTGGGCTGCGCCGCCGCCGGGGACCCGCCGCCGGCGCTGCACTGGCTGGGCCCCGACGGGCGGCTGGTGCAGAACGGCTCGCGGCGGGCGCTGGGGGCCGACGGCTCGCTGCAGCTGCGGGTGGCCACGCTGCGGGACCACGGCGCCTTCACCTGCGTGGCTTCCAACGCCGCCGGCGAGGCGGCCGCCCGCGTGCAGGTGGCTGTGCTGCCGCTGCCCGTGCCCCGCCGGGACGGGGACGGCGACGGCGAGGCTCAGCCCGGGCCCGAGCCCTCGGACATGGCCCGCGCCGGCGGCAACGAGTCGCGGCCAGCGGGCGAGCGGCGCATCGTGGCGGCCGAGCTGACGGCCTCCTCGGCGCGCATCCGCTGGCTGCCGCAGCGCCACGTGCCCGGCATCCGCATGTTCCAGATCCAGTACAACAGCTCCCTCGACGACTCCCTCGTCTACAG GCTGCTGCCGCCCTCCAGCCGGAGCTTCGTGCTGCGGGACCTGGCGGCGGGGCGCGAGTACGACCTCTGCGTCTCGGCGCTCTACGCCGAAGGCACGGCCACGCCGCCCGCCACCCGTGCCCTGGGCTGCGTCCGCTTCGCcacggccggggggagccccggctgcaccgccccccggccccatTTCCTGGGGGGCACCGTCATCATCGTCATCGGCGCCGCCATCGCCGCCTCCGTCCTCGtcttcatcctcatcctcaccgcccGCTACAAGGCCGCCCGCCGCCTGCCCGCAGCCAGCGTCGCCAGCGTCTGCTCCCAGACCAACGGCACCCACAGACCCCCCGAGCCGGAaccgccaccaccaccgccGGCCCCCCCGGCACCTCCGGTActggcacccttgggtgcttccgggggtgcccgggggcttTTTCCCAGCCACAGCTACCCGCGGCGCGCCCGGACTCGGCGGCACGGCTCCCTGCCCCGCCTCGACGCGCCCGACACCCTCCCCACCCTGCGCCCGTCCTTCGGCAGCACCCACTGGATGCTGGAGAGCACCGTCTaa